The Streptomyces lienomycini sequence GCCCCGGGCCGTGCGGTCCAGGGCCTCCTCCCACGTCGCCCGGCGGAACGGCTCGTCGCGGGAGTCCCGGACCAGGGGGTGGGTGAGGCGGGTGTAGGTCTTGGGGGTTCGGTCGCGTTTCCTCATGCGGCGCTCCTCAGCGCGAGCAGGTCCGACAGGGCGTGCACGGTGCGCAGGGTGGGCACCTGGACCCCGGTGATCTCCGCCAGCTCGACGACGGCCGCGAGCAGGACGTCGAGTTCGAGCGGCTTGCCGCGCTCCAAATCCTGGAGCGTGGAGGTGCGGTGGTCGCCGACCCGTTCGGCGCCCGCGAGGCGGCGTTCGATGGAGACGTCGACCTCGCAGCCGAGGGCCCGGGCGACCGTCAGCGTCTCGGTCATCATGGTCTCGATGACCTCGCGGGTGCCGCCGTGCAGACACATCTGCCGCATGGTGGCGCGGGCCAGGGCGCTGATCGGGTTGAAGGAGATGTTGCCCAGCAGCTTCAGCCAGATGTCGCCCCGCAGGTCCGGCTCGACCGGGCACTTGAGGCCGCCCGCCCGCATCGCCTCGCTGAACGCCAGACACCGTGCCGAGACGTCCCGGCCCGGCTCACCGACCGAGAACCGGGTGCCTTCGACATGCCGTACGACGCCGGGCTGTTCGAGTTCGGTGGCCGCGTACACCACGCAGCCGACGGCCCGTTCCGGCGCGAGCACCGCACTGACCGTCCCGGCCGGGTCCACGCTCTCCAGCCGGCGTCCGTCGTAGGGGCCGCCGTGCCGGTGGAAGTACCACCACGGAATGCCGTTCTGGGCGGCCACGATCGCCGTCGAGTCGTGCAGCAGCGGCTCGATCAGCGGCCCGCACGCCGCGTACGAGGTGGCCTTCAGGCCCAGGAACACGTAGTCGACCGGGCCGACGTCGGCCGGGTCGTCGGTGGCGCGCGGGTGCGCGGTGAAGTCGCCGCGCGGGCTGCGCACCCTTACCCCGTACTGCCTCATGGCCGCCAGGTGCGGTCCACGGGCGATGAGATGCACGTCGGCGCCCGCACGGTGGAGCGCGGCGCCGACGTAGGCGCCGATCGCCCCGGCGCCGAGGACTGCGACTTTCATGGCGGGGGAGCTCCGTTCGGTCGAGGGATACCGAGGAACCGGAAGACTTCGGGAAATCTGCCGACGCCACCCAATGATGTCGACGAAATATTGTCTACAGTATGGAGGTTAGGGCGGCAAGGCTTTGTGCAGCAGTAGTGGTGGTCTGTAGTTGTCCGCTCAACAGTCTTCTCAAGCGCTTGCCCGATGCCTACGGTTGGGGACCCATGAGTCCCCCCGTCGCACCCCCGGGCTGGAGCCGCTGGCTCGTCCCCCCGGCCGCTCTCTCGGTCCACCTCTCCATCGGCCAGGCCTACGCGTGGTCCGTGTTCAAACCGCCCCTGGAGTCCGCGCTCGGCCTCAGCGGCACGCAGAGCGCGCTGCCCTTCCAGCTCGGCATCGTCATGCTCGGCCTCTCGGCCGCGTTCGGCGGCACGCTCGTGGAACGGCGCGGGCCGCGCTGGGCGATGACCGTCGCCCTCGTCTGCTTCTCCTCGGGCTTCCTGCTCTCCGCGCTCGGTGCGGCGGCGGAGCAGTACTGGCTGATCGTCCTCGGCTACGGCTTCGTCGGCGGGATCGGCCTCGGTATCGGCTACATCTCGCCCGTCTCGACGCTGATCAAGTGGTTCCCGGACCGGCCGGGCATGGCCACCGGCATCGCCATCATGGGCTTCGGCGGCGGCGCCCTCATCGCCTCGCCCTGGTCCGCCCAGATGCTGAAGTCCTTCGGCACCGACAGCTCCGGGATCGCCCTCGCCTTCCTCGTCCACGGACTGACGTACGCCGTCTTCATGCTGCTCGGCGTGCTGCTGGTACGGGTGCCGCGGCCGAAGGAGGGGGCGGACGGCCGGCCCGCCCCGCTCGAAGGGGTCCAGGTCTCGGCGCGCTCGGCGATGCGCACCCCGCAGTTCTGGCTGCTGTGGATCGTGCTCTGTATGAACGTCACGGCCGGCATCGGCATCCTGGAGAAGGCCGCGCCGATGATCACGGACTTCTTCGCCGACACCCCCACCCCCGTGTCGGCGACCGCCGCGGCAGGCTTCGTGGCCCTGCTGTCGGCGGCCAACATGGCGGGGCGGATCGGCTGGTCCTCCACCTCGGACCTGATCGGCCGCAAGAACATCTACCGCGTCTACCTCGGTGTCGGCGCCCTCATGTACACCCTGATCGCGCTGTTCGGCGACTCCTCCAAGCCGCTCTTCGTCCTCTGCGCCCTGGTCGTGCTCTCCTTCTACGGCGGCGGCTTCTCCACCGCCCCCGCCTACCTGAAGGACCTCTTCGGCACCTACCAGGTCGGCGCGATCCACGGCCGGCTGCTCACCGCCTGGTCGCTGGCCGGTGTCCTCGGGCCGCTGATCGTGAACTGGATCGCCGATCACCAGGAGGAGGCCGGTCGGCACGGCTCGGACCTGTACGGCACGTCCTTCCTCATCATGATCGGGCTGCTGGTCGTCGGCTTCGTCGCCAATGAACTCGTCCGCCCCGTCCACGCCCGGCACCACGAACCCGCGACCCCGACGGAGAAGGAGGGCAACGATGTCGTCCGACAGCAGCCAGAGTCCGCCTGACGCGCCCGACCTGCCCGACCGGCGGCCGCTGATCGCCTTCACCTGGCTCTGGGTGGGCGCACCGCTCGCCTACGGGCTGTACGAACTCGTCAGGAAGGCGACCCAGCTCTTCACCGGGTGACGCCGCCCGCGACGGCGGGGACGGGGAAGCGGGGACGGCCGAGGGCGGCGGAGGATGCTGACCGAAGCCGACAACCCAGGCGCCCGTTTCCTGTCGTATCACCTGCCGTCGTACCCGTCGGTCACTGATCACACTGGTGGATCCCGTACCCGAGGCAGCGAGGACTCCACCCATGCACCAAGGCTCCCGCATCACCGCCGTCGGCCACTACCAGCCCGCCGGGATCCTCACCAACGAGGACCTGGCGGGCATGGTCGACACCAGCGACGAGTGGATCAGGAGCCGGGTGGGCATTCGGTCGCGCCGGATCGCCGGACCCGACGAGCCGGTCGACGAGCTGGCCGGCCACGCCGCCGCGAAGGCACTCGCCGCTGCCGGGCTGACCCCCGCCGACGTGGACCTGGTCGTGGTCGCCACCTCCACCGCGATCGACCGCTCCCCGAACACCGCGGCCCGTGTCGCGGCCCGCCTCGGCATCCCGGGCCCCGCCGCGCTGGACGTCAACGTCGTGTGCGCGGGGTTCACCCACGCGCTGGCCAC is a genomic window containing:
- a CDS encoding 2-dehydropantoate 2-reductase yields the protein MKVAVLGAGAIGAYVGAALHRAGADVHLIARGPHLAAMRQYGVRVRSPRGDFTAHPRATDDPADVGPVDYVFLGLKATSYAACGPLIEPLLHDSTAIVAAQNGIPWWYFHRHGGPYDGRRLESVDPAGTVSAVLAPERAVGCVVYAATELEQPGVVRHVEGTRFSVGEPGRDVSARCLAFSEAMRAGGLKCPVEPDLRGDIWLKLLGNISFNPISALARATMRQMCLHGGTREVIETMMTETLTVARALGCEVDVSIERRLAGAERVGDHRTSTLQDLERGKPLELDVLLAAVVELAEITGVQVPTLRTVHALSDLLALRSAA
- a CDS encoding OFA family MFS transporter, which encodes MSPPVAPPGWSRWLVPPAALSVHLSIGQAYAWSVFKPPLESALGLSGTQSALPFQLGIVMLGLSAAFGGTLVERRGPRWAMTVALVCFSSGFLLSALGAAAEQYWLIVLGYGFVGGIGLGIGYISPVSTLIKWFPDRPGMATGIAIMGFGGGALIASPWSAQMLKSFGTDSSGIALAFLVHGLTYAVFMLLGVLLVRVPRPKEGADGRPAPLEGVQVSARSAMRTPQFWLLWIVLCMNVTAGIGILEKAAPMITDFFADTPTPVSATAAAGFVALLSAANMAGRIGWSSTSDLIGRKNIYRVYLGVGALMYTLIALFGDSSKPLFVLCALVVLSFYGGGFSTAPAYLKDLFGTYQVGAIHGRLLTAWSLAGVLGPLIVNWIADHQEEAGRHGSDLYGTSFLIMIGLLVVGFVANELVRPVHARHHEPATPTEKEGNDVVRQQPESA
- a CDS encoding MFS transporter small subunit, with the translated sequence MSSDSSQSPPDAPDLPDRRPLIAFTWLWVGAPLAYGLYELVRKATQLFTG